The following coding sequences lie in one Blastocatellia bacterium genomic window:
- the cmr6 gene encoding type III-B CRISPR module RAMP protein Cmr6, with protein sequence MNSCRNVFVNLDKSIANHAGLWLDKFLTTQQESTNNNEQPKTRLVNEVGTISQPEIYTKFYQRWKQTLEQISDVQTGKATVQGRMAVGLGTESVLETSIKLHHTYGVPYIPASALKGVTASYARDYLQGWEKTSPNYATVFGTSADDQNNKEAAGFVTFYDALYVPDSGINKQALHADVITVHHQDYYQDKNLATSRLGQHNAYFISYCYRRIFNCIIRPRRLGKFNF encoded by the coding sequence ATGAATAGTTGTCGAAATGTCTTTGTTAATTTAGATAAATCAATAGCTAACCATGCAGGTCTTTGGCTAGATAAATTTCTTACAACTCAACAGGAATCAACCAATAACAATGAGCAACCAAAAACTAGATTAGTCAATGAAGTAGGAACAATTTCTCAACCAGAAATTTACACAAAATTTTATCAACGCTGGAAGCAAACTTTAGAGCAAATTTCAGATGTGCAAACTGGTAAAGCTACGGTTCAAGGCCGTATGGCTGTTGGGCTTGGCACAGAAAGCGTTTTAGAAACTTCCATAAAGCTACATCATACTTATGGCGTGCCTTATATCCCTGCTAGTGCATTAAAAGGTGTAACAGCTAGTTATGCAAGAGATTATTTACAAGGTTGGGAAAAAACTTCTCCTAATTATGCAACTGTCTTTGGTACTTCCGCAGATGATCAAAATAATAAAGAAGCAGCAGGTTTTGTTACATTTTATGACGCGCTTTATGTTCCTGATAGTGGAATTAATAAACAAGCTTTACATGCTGATGTAATCACAGTCCACCACCAAGATTATTATCAAGATAAAAATCTTGCAACCAGCAGATTGGGACAGCACAACGCCTATTTCATTTCTTACTGCTACAGGAGAATATTTAATTGCATTATCAGGCCCAGAAGATTGGGTAAGTTTAACTTTTGA
- the cmr5 gene encoding type III-B CRISPR module-associated protein Cmr5: MPTRNQKYASSAYGHVSQVATESKEKKDKYKTMADKLPVLIHTAGLAQALAFANAKNGAFLLEDLAKTLNTNSNKDDLLKQSREANLAEYMKLTKDVLDALSWYKRLSQSLLEEKDN; encoded by the coding sequence ATGCCAACACGAAATCAAAAATATGCAAGCAGTGCTTATGGACACGTTAGCCAAGTTGCTACAGAATCTAAAGAAAAAAAAGACAAATACAAAACAATGGCAGATAAACTCCCTGTGTTAATCCATACTGCTGGTCTAGCTCAAGCCTTAGCTTTTGCTAATGCTAAAAATGGTGCTTTTTTGCTGGAAGACTTAGCTAAAACACTGAACACTAACAGCAACAAAGATGATTTACTAAAACAAAGCCGTGAAGCAAATTTAGCCGAATATATGAAATTAACTAAAGATGTTTTAGATGCCTTGTCTTGGTACAAACGCCTTTCACAAAGCTTGTTAGAGGAAAAAGATAATTAA
- a CDS encoding type III-B CRISPR module-associated protein Cmr3 yields MTVWILEPRDPIIFRDGRPFGDPGARAASLSFPFPSTIAGGVRTRAGLDAQGNFQKGKISEVKKIAIKGPFLVELAETGSIQNWLMPAPMDLVILNNDSNNETTVNIKKLVPINMPENSFTDLQTDFPNLSLVGMTQSDNRKPHKPPPRFWYWKKLEEWLNNAQDKLDVNLSDLGHKGPSLDIRTHVSILNESQTAREGALFQTQGLEFTYQKQADKKLANLTRLALAVQTEANLREGVAMLGGERRIVNWHKNNDSIPFAKCPDQIKKQILCTKACRVLLLTPGCFKDICQPEYLITPHKTLTPQIKAIRVERPQVISGWDFETNKPKATRRLAPAGTVFFLKFDEKTTNEKELENWVDKIWLSSVSDDEQSRLDSFGLAVLGTWSGKNEIMEVK; encoded by the coding sequence ATGACTGTTTGGATACTTGAACCCCGTGATCCAATAATTTTTCGTGATGGTCGTCCATTTGGTGATCCTGGTGCGAGAGCCGCTAGCTTAAGTTTTCCTTTCCCATCAACGATTGCTGGCGGAGTTCGTACCCGTGCTGGACTAGATGCACAAGGAAATTTCCAAAAAGGAAAAATTAGTGAAGTTAAAAAAATTGCTATTAAAGGGCCATTTTTAGTTGAACTTGCTGAAACAGGAAGCATTCAAAATTGGTTAATGCCTGCACCAATGGATTTAGTAATTCTTAACAATGATTCAAATAATGAAACTACAGTTAATATAAAAAAACTTGTACCAATAAACATGCCTGAAAATAGTTTTACTGATCTACAAACAGATTTTCCAAACCTTTCTTTGGTTGGCATGACTCAAAGCGACAACAGAAAACCTCATAAACCTCCACCAAGATTTTGGTATTGGAAAAAACTTGAAGAGTGGTTAAATAACGCTCAAGATAAGCTAGATGTTAATCTCTCTGATCTTGGGCATAAAGGCCCAAGTTTAGATATACGAACACATGTAAGCATTTTGAATGAAAGCCAAACTGCTAGAGAAGGCGCGTTATTTCAAACACAAGGCTTAGAATTTACTTATCAAAAACAAGCTGATAAAAAGCTTGCTAATTTAACTCGTCTTGCTTTAGCTGTGCAAACTGAGGCTAATTTACGCGAAGGTGTTGCCATGCTTGGTGGTGAAAGGCGAATAGTCAATTGGCATAAAAACAACGATTCAATACCTTTTGCTAAATGTCCTGACCAAATTAAAAAACAAATTCTTTGCACAAAAGCTTGTAGAGTGTTGCTGTTAACGCCAGGCTGTTTTAAGGATATTTGTCAACCTGAATATTTGATAACACCTCACAAAACTTTAACTCCACAAATAAAAGCCATTCGTGTAGAGCGTCCTCAAGTCATCTCTGGCTGGGACTTTGAAACTAACAAGCCTAAAGCTACACGACGCTTGGCACCTGCTGGAACAGTGTTTTTCTTAAAGTTTGATGAGAAGACGACAAATGAAAAAGAGTTAGAAAACTGGGTTGACAAAATCTGGTTAAGTTCAGTTAGCGACGATGAACAAAGCCGCTTAGACAGTTTTGGTTTAGCCGTGCTAGGCACTTGGTCAGGAAAAAACGAAATAATGGAGGTGAAATAA
- the cas10 gene encoding type III-B CRISPR-associated protein Cas10/Cmr2 has translation MPFLELLKEEHKTAVRKYILTLKQDFGLESELGNVPRDPHPVFENYDGHILFEERLVDFFAKNEDEKLKQAKKALNEFYKSCNLADKRPSPYYGLLLADGDRMGEAIDSQNTPEAHRNISNALSRFASNVRRIVAEHKGSLVYAGGDDVLAFVPIHTILDCAKLGAK, from the coding sequence TTGCCATTTTTAGAATTGCTAAAAGAAGAGCATAAAACTGCTGTAAGAAAATATATTCTTACCTTAAAACAAGATTTTGGTCTTGAAAGTGAACTGGGAAATGTGCCACGAGATCCTCATCCTGTTTTTGAAAATTATGATGGACATATTTTGTTTGAAGAAAGATTAGTTGATTTTTTTGCTAAAAATGAAGATGAGAAACTAAAACAAGCTAAAAAAGCACTAAACGAATTTTATAAAAGTTGCAATCTTGCTGACAAACGCCCAAGCCCCTATTACGGGCTGCTTTTAGCTGATGGTGATCGAATGGGTGAAGCTATTGACAGCCAAAACACTCCAGAAGCACACAGAAATATTTCTAACGCTCTAAGTCGATTTGCTAGCAATGTCCGAAGAATTGTAGCAGAGCATAAAGGCTCACTTGTTTATGCTGGTGGCGATGATGTGCTAGCGTTTGTGCCAATACATACAATTTTAGATTGTGCAAAGTTGGGGGCGAAATAG
- a CDS encoding OmpA family protein — protein MQCTKLKSLLVSIHVLIIWIFLFCSIVLSQSPDKAGCQDHPLFTRMQDMHIEYCKTVAFDRFAFKTGKTTETAVEGKRFEIRYKTDATVAPSPLQIIRNHQQAIAQIGGTTLFEDKRYTVLKVAKNGKEVWALLDTAWGKGYMLTIIEKEAMTQEVTSSAEIFKTSLRTSGHVEVPGIYFDTGKSELKPESDNAVTEIAKLLKADLALKVYVVGHTDNIASLDLNMRLSHARAEAVVQALITQHGISASRLISRGVGPLAPMASNDTEEGRAKNRRVELVKQ, from the coding sequence ATGCAATGTACTAAATTAAAATCTCTATTGGTTTCCATCCATGTTCTCATCATTTGGATTTTTTTGTTTTGTAGTATTGTATTGTCTCAGAGTCCAGATAAAGCTGGCTGCCAAGACCATCCGCTTTTTACTCGCATGCAGGACATGCATATAGAATATTGCAAAACAGTCGCTTTTGACCGATTTGCTTTTAAAACTGGAAAGACAACCGAAACTGCTGTAGAAGGAAAACGCTTTGAAATTAGATATAAGACTGATGCTACAGTAGCCCCTTCACCCTTGCAGATCATACGTAATCATCAGCAAGCTATCGCTCAAATCGGTGGAACAACACTTTTTGAAGATAAACGCTATACAGTTCTGAAAGTAGCTAAGAATGGTAAGGAAGTCTGGGCATTGCTTGACACTGCTTGGGGAAAAGGCTATATGCTAACCATTATCGAAAAGGAAGCAATGACCCAGGAAGTAACTTCAAGTGCAGAAATCTTTAAAACTAGCCTTAGAACTAGTGGACACGTTGAGGTTCCAGGAATTTACTTTGACACAGGAAAATCTGAGTTGAAACCTGAATCAGACAACGCCGTAACCGAAATTGCCAAATTGCTGAAAGCAGACTTAGCATTGAAGGTCTATGTAGTAGGTCATACAGATAATATTGCTTCGCTGGATCTAAATATGAGGCTTTCCCATGCCCGTGCTGAAGCAGTAGTGCAAGCACTCATTACACAACACGGTATTTCTGCAAGTCGCCTTATTAGCCGCGGTGTCGGCCCCTTAGCTCCTATGGCAAGCAACGATACCGAAGAAGGTCGCGCAAAAAACCGTCGTGTAGAACTGGTCAAGCAATAA
- a CDS encoding SAM-dependent chlorinase/fluorinase, producing MKKLILSIFATFFILFNLLVSPSLMTFASSYQTSKRTPKTQQTNSPTILFMSDFGVIDDSVAICKGVMLSIEPKLKIIDISHQVTPYSILDGARFLAGTTAYYPPATVFAVVIDPGVGSERKAIVAKSKRGQYFVLPNNGLLTLVEQQDGLEAVREITNTKLMIGQALSSTFHGRDIFSPVAAHIAKGENWAKVGPILPINELVKLNISAAQIDEKGLSAEVIGLDGPYGNLVTNVDAEVFYKLGYKISEKINIKIGEQNISLPFVKTFSDVAVNQPLLYIDSRGHLALAINQNNFAQVYKVQPPVKIYISARK from the coding sequence ATGAAAAAATTAATCTTATCTATTTTTGCTACTTTTTTTATTCTTTTTAATTTGTTGGTGTCGCCTAGCTTAATGACTTTTGCTAGCAGTTATCAAACTTCAAAGCGAACTCCGAAAACTCAGCAAACTAACAGCCCTACAATACTGTTTATGTCTGATTTTGGAGTAATTGACGATTCTGTAGCAATTTGTAAAGGTGTAATGCTTTCAATCGAACCAAAACTTAAAATTATTGATATTAGCCATCAAGTTACGCCTTACTCAATTTTAGATGGAGCGCGATTTTTGGCAGGAACAACTGCTTATTACCCGCCTGCAACAGTGTTTGCAGTTGTTATAGATCCTGGTGTTGGGAGTGAAAGAAAAGCTATTGTAGCTAAATCAAAGCGCGGTCAATATTTTGTTTTGCCTAACAATGGTTTGCTAACGCTAGTTGAGCAACAAGACGGATTAGAAGCTGTAAGGGAAATTACCAACACTAAATTAATGATTGGTCAAGCCTTGTCATCAACTTTTCATGGCCGAGATATTTTTTCACCTGTAGCAGCACACATAGCAAAAGGTGAAAATTGGGCTAAAGTAGGGCCCATATTACCAATTAATGAGCTAGTAAAACTTAATATCAGTGCTGCACAAATTGATGAAAAAGGCTTAAGTGCTGAGGTCATCGGGCTAGATGGCCCCTATGGAAATTTAGTCACCAATGTTGATGCAGAAGTTTTTTATAAACTAGGCTATAAAATTAGTGAAAAAATAAATATAAAAATAGGGGAGCAAAATATTTCCTTACCTTTTGTAAAAACCTTTAGTGATGTGGCAGTTAACCAACCTCTGCTTTACATTGATTCTCGCGGCCATTTAGCCTTAGCAATCAACCAAAACAACTTTGCTCAAGTGTACAAAGTGCAACCACCTGTAAAAATTTATATCTCTGCAAGAAAATAA
- a CDS encoding MFS transporter — protein MNPWRDLKGLPKELWLLSATVLINRAGTMVLPFLMIYLTKALNIPAQKASLALIAHGIGGILTAPIAGRIADNIGASKVMKTSLVLSGLTLFLFPFINSFPAIVALTFIWSIISEAFRPACMAIISEIVPSSQLKQAFALNRLAINLGMSVGPAVGGFLVYFSYPLLFVVDGVTSLVAGIVLILFFKHVKKAFIVKSESHAKLENIDNPLPPVKNRAFIYFLLALIPTILVFFQLESTAALYLVRDLKMSEAIYGLLFTLNTIIITFLEIPINSVTNTWAYKYSLALGCILIALGFGAMIWISDPITAAISVVIWTFGEMILFPASSAYVAEVSPVSRRGEYMGIFAMSFGFGTTLGPVFGTNVLENFGASTLWISCLFLGFLSAIMMLKIKQKA, from the coding sequence ATGAATCCTTGGCGAGATCTTAAAGGTTTACCTAAAGAGTTATGGTTACTGTCTGCAACCGTGTTAATAAATCGTGCTGGTACTATGGTACTGCCTTTTTTAATGATCTATTTAACCAAAGCATTAAATATTCCAGCACAAAAAGCTAGTCTTGCTTTAATAGCGCATGGAATTGGTGGAATACTGACGGCTCCAATAGCTGGGCGTATTGCCGACAACATTGGTGCAAGTAAAGTGATGAAAACCTCCCTAGTTTTATCTGGTTTAACATTGTTTTTATTTCCTTTTATCAATAGTTTTCCAGCTATTGTTGCCCTCACCTTTATTTGGTCAATAATTAGTGAAGCTTTTAGGCCAGCTTGTATGGCAATAATTAGCGAAATAGTCCCAAGCTCGCAGTTAAAACAAGCTTTTGCCTTAAATCGTCTAGCAATAAATCTAGGAATGAGTGTTGGCCCAGCGGTTGGAGGTTTTTTAGTTTATTTTTCTTATCCTCTTCTATTTGTTGTAGATGGTGTTACTTCACTAGTAGCAGGAATTGTGCTTATACTTTTCTTTAAGCATGTAAAAAAAGCTTTTATCGTAAAAAGCGAAAGTCATGCAAAGCTAGAAAACATTGATAATCCATTGCCCCCAGTTAAAAATAGAGCTTTTATTTACTTCCTACTAGCACTAATTCCAACTATATTAGTATTTTTTCAGCTAGAAAGTACAGCAGCACTCTATTTAGTTAGAGATCTAAAAATGTCAGAAGCCATTTATGGTTTATTATTTACATTAAATACAATAATTATCACATTTCTAGAAATTCCTATTAATTCCGTCACCAACACTTGGGCTTACAAATATTCTCTAGCATTAGGTTGTATTTTAATTGCACTAGGGTTTGGTGCAATGATTTGGATTAGCGATCCAATCACAGCAGCAATTAGCGTTGTTATTTGGACTTTTGGAGAAATGATTTTATTTCCTGCAAGTTCTGCTTATGTTGCTGAAGTTTCACCAGTTAGTAGACGTGGTGAATACATGGGCATTTTTGCAATGTCTTTTGGTTTTGGAACTACTTTAGGGCCAGTTTTTGGTACAAACGTTTTAGAAAACTTTGGAGCATCAACACTTTGGATAAGTTGTTTATTTCTTGGTTTTCTTTCTGCAATAATGATGCTAAAAATCAAACAAAAAGCTTAG
- a CDS encoding carbon-nitrogen hydrolase family protein codes for MFTVGVVQINSTDKVLDNLNRCEKLICQAAERGATMVALPENFAYLRSESEAVEYRQTLTSDLVTWCKELAQRLKIFLLAGSFPEKTETSDKIYNTSLVFDTEGNIIAHYRKIHLFDVTLPDGTVLMESQFVQAGGEMVTTTVLGHKIGLTICYDLRFPELYRRLTLAGAKAIFVPSAFTLQTGRDHWEVLLRARAIENQVYIIAPAQFGQHTPKRASYGRALIVDPWGTVIAKASDKETVILADLDFDYLDAIRQRMPCSKHIKLI; via the coding sequence ATGTTTACTGTTGGTGTGGTGCAAATAAATTCTACAGATAAAGTTTTAGACAACTTAAATCGTTGCGAGAAGCTTATTTGTCAAGCTGCTGAACGAGGGGCAACAATGGTAGCTTTGCCAGAAAATTTTGCTTATTTACGCTCAGAATCAGAAGCTGTTGAATATCGACAAACTCTTACAAGTGATTTAGTTACATGGTGTAAAGAGCTTGCTCAAAGATTAAAAATTTTTCTCCTAGCAGGAAGCTTTCCAGAAAAAACGGAAACGTCTGATAAAATATATAATACAAGCTTAGTTTTTGACACGGAAGGTAATATTATTGCTCATTACCGAAAAATACATCTTTTTGATGTTACATTGCCTGATGGTACAGTGTTGATGGAATCGCAGTTTGTTCAAGCAGGCGGTGAAATGGTTACTACAACGGTATTAGGTCATAAAATAGGTTTAACTATTTGTTATGATTTGCGATTTCCTGAACTTTATCGACGGCTAACTTTAGCTGGAGCAAAAGCTATTTTTGTCCCTTCGGCTTTTACATTGCAAACAGGGCGCGATCATTGGGAAGTGTTACTGCGAGCGCGAGCAATAGAAAATCAAGTTTATATAATTGCTCCAGCGCAATTTGGACAGCATACCCCAAAACGTGCTAGCTATGGTCGAGCTTTAATTGTTGATCCTTGGGGAACTGTAATTGCAAAAGCATCTGATAAAGAAACTGTAATTCTTGCTGATTTAGATTTTGATTACCTTGATGCAATTCGTCAAAGAATGCCTTGTAGCAAACATATTAAGTTAATTTAA
- a CDS encoding GntR family transcriptional regulator has translation MTNLRGNKTLELVLSRDSTISIHEQLVTQLSLQIVNGLLKPGDKLASVRTLARRLGIHHNTVSTAYGELADRNLVEIKHGSGVYVSKPSLITSEETDLDSIIRSFLDVARKQGYSLQSIRESVIKWLDKQPPDHILIIEPAKDLQKILIYELKQHFDCEILAATPTEVATKTAILTGALSVATIYHSVEIKKLLPKDILLININLQTGQQEAEKLKKLPVGAMVGLISIGETMLEFARIVIGSLRGEDLMVRTEIFADTKKWQSLVNVADLVITDSFCFEKVAQVAGKKVLQLNLISPQIVRYLRNALKNSFS, from the coding sequence ATGACTAACTTACGCGGTAACAAAACTTTGGAGCTAGTTTTATCTCGTGACAGCACGATTTCAATTCATGAACAATTAGTAACACAACTAAGCTTGCAAATAGTTAATGGTCTGCTTAAACCAGGTGATAAACTTGCCTCAGTTCGTACCCTAGCACGTCGCTTAGGTATTCATCATAATACAGTTAGCACTGCTTATGGAGAATTAGCAGACCGTAATTTAGTAGAAATTAAACATGGAAGTGGAGTTTATGTAAGTAAACCTAGTTTAATTACTTCAGAAGAGACAGATTTAGATAGCATTATTCGTAGCTTTTTAGATGTTGCTCGTAAACAAGGCTATTCTTTGCAATCAATTCGTGAGTCAGTAATAAAATGGTTAGATAAACAGCCGCCAGACCATATTTTAATTATTGAGCCAGCAAAAGATTTACAAAAAATATTAATTTATGAGCTAAAGCAGCATTTTGATTGTGAAATTTTAGCAGCAACTCCAACAGAAGTAGCTACAAAAACAGCAATTTTAACAGGTGCGCTTTCAGTTGCTACTATTTATCATTCAGTAGAAATTAAGAAGTTATTACCTAAAGATATTTTACTAATAAATATAAATTTACAAACAGGTCAACAAGAAGCTGAAAAGCTTAAAAAGTTGCCTGTAGGGGCAATGGTTGGACTAATTTCTATTGGGGAAACAATGCTAGAGTTTGCCCGAATTGTGATAGGCTCTTTACGAGGGGAAGATTTAATGGTTAGAACAGAAATTTTTGCTGATACTAAAAAATGGCAATCGCTAGTTAATGTTGCTGATTTAGTTATTACAGATAGTTTTTGTTTTGAAAAAGTGGCTCAAGTTGCAGGGAAAAAAGTCTTACAACTAAACTTAATTTCCCCTCAAATAGTTCGTTATTTGCGTAATGCCTTAAAAAATTCTTTTAGCTAA
- a CDS encoding (2Fe-2S)-binding protein, with protein MHLHGDRRIYTGSPDELICLCLKVSRQKVLDTILEIDANTVAQVRRKCKAGGGCGSCHEEIARLIMSRRFCTTLDFHNHIGDDEEDLHFHLAENTEDKVIESYVVEEIKNFLLQEINPYLAKFNVTAQVIESGEEIVLALNGADQEQKYTLGFWLDLRFHEKFSTITVIIA; from the coding sequence ATGCACTTACATGGCGACCGTAGAATTTATACAGGCTCTCCAGATGAGTTAATTTGTCTATGCTTAAAAGTTAGCCGACAAAAAGTTTTAGACACAATTTTAGAAATAGATGCAAATACTGTAGCTCAAGTCCGCCGTAAGTGCAAAGCTGGCGGCGGTTGTGGCTCCTGTCATGAAGAAATTGCTCGACTTATTATGTCACGTCGCTTTTGTACAACTTTAGATTTTCATAATCATATTGGAGATGATGAGGAAGACTTACATTTTCATTTAGCTGAAAATACAGAAGATAAAGTAATTGAAAGTTATGTTGTAGAAGAAATTAAAAATTTCCTTTTACAAGAAATTAATCCCTATTTAGCAAAATTTAATGTCACGGCTCAAGTTATAGAAAGTGGTGAAGAAATAGTTTTAGCCTTAAACGGTGCTGACCAAGAGCAAAAATACACTTTAGGTTTTTGGCTAGATTTAAGATTTCATGAAAAATTTTCAACTATCACAGTTATTATTGCCTAA
- a CDS encoding DUF4287 domain-containing protein, protein MSDVNKAIETQLKNIQTKTGKTLDDLMSIIKQSGLAKHGEIRDMLKKDLTLGHGDANTLTHLFLKPAENETKDNSSTDILNEIYAGTKASLRPIHEKLMEAINEFGTFEIAPKKGYVSLRRKKQFAMITPATNSRVEVGINLKSLQATDRLAEMPANSMCHFKVKLTTVDEVDSELINWIKQAYEAAE, encoded by the coding sequence ATGAGTGATGTTAACAAAGCTATTGAAACTCAGCTAAAAAATATTCAAACAAAAACAGGTAAAACTCTAGATGATTTAATGTCAATAATTAAACAAAGTGGCCTTGCAAAACATGGTGAAATCCGAGACATGCTTAAAAAAGACTTAACTTTAGGGCATGGAGATGCTAACACTCTAACACATTTATTTCTTAAGCCTGCTGAAAATGAAACTAAAGATAATTCATCAACTGACATACTTAATGAAATTTACGCAGGAACTAAGGCTAGTTTACGACCAATCCATGAAAAGCTAATGGAAGCAATTAATGAATTTGGCACATTTGAAATTGCACCAAAAAAAGGCTATGTTAGTCTACGTCGTAAAAAACAATTTGCAATGATTACACCTGCTACTAATAGTCGTGTTGAAGTGGGGATAAACCTAAAAAGTCTTCAAGCTACTGATAGACTAGCTGAAATGCCTGCTAATAGTATGTGTCATTTTAAGGTAAAGTTAACAACTGTTGATGAAGTAGACTCAGAGCTTATTAACTGGATTAAACAAGCTTATGAAGCGGCTGAATAA
- the pepP gene encoding Xaa-Pro aminopeptidase gives MFSPETIITEQIANNYWPTLSPEIYKKRREEFLSKLGNGVAIFPSAPTTIRTNDTDYRYRQNSDLYYLTGFTEPETVCLLAPNHLEHKFVLFVRPRNEEKEIWEGRRVGPEGAKELLGADATYEIEKLDEELPKYLEKVDFIYYSLGNEQRFDQRIINLIKYFRSMRRRNGVGPYSIIDPTEILQEMRLIKTPEELELMRRSATIAAQAHLAAMKAVKVGMYEFEIEAIIEHYFRRSGANAPAYNSIVGAGANATILHYVENNCQIKDNDLLLVDAGAEYEHYCSDITRTYPANGRFTKEQKEIYEIVLAAQLAAIEKVKPGAAFDDVHQAALDIIVDGLFNLGLLSGEREKVIEEKQYQKFFMHRTSHWLGIDTHDVGKYKQSDESRILEPGMILTVEPGIYIRPMDDVPTKDHNIGIRIEDDVLVTEQGSEILTAFVPKQINELEAIIGRGN, from the coding sequence ATGTTTAGCCCAGAAACCATTATTACCGAGCAAATAGCAAATAATTATTGGCCTACTTTATCACCAGAAATTTACAAAAAACGTCGGGAAGAATTTTTGTCAAAACTAGGTAATGGAGTAGCAATTTTTCCTAGCGCACCAACTACTATTCGCACTAATGACACAGATTATCGTTATAGACAAAATAGCGATTTATATTATTTAACAGGATTTACTGAACCAGAAACAGTATGTTTACTTGCACCAAACCACCTAGAACATAAGTTTGTCTTATTTGTTCGTCCTCGAAATGAGGAAAAGGAGATTTGGGAAGGGCGACGAGTGGGCCCGGAAGGAGCTAAAGAATTACTTGGCGCAGATGCTACTTATGAAATTGAAAAGTTGGATGAAGAACTACCTAAATACTTAGAAAAAGTAGATTTTATTTACTATTCATTAGGCAATGAGCAGCGTTTTGACCAAAGAATTATTAATTTAATTAAATATTTTCGCTCAATGCGTCGGCGCAATGGTGTAGGGCCTTATTCAATAATTGACCCAACGGAAATTTTACAAGAAATGCGGCTTATTAAAACACCTGAAGAACTAGAACTGATGAGACGTTCGGCTACAATTGCTGCACAAGCTCATTTAGCTGCAATGAAAGCAGTTAAGGTTGGGATGTATGAGTTTGAAATTGAAGCAATTATTGAGCATTATTTTCGTCGAAGTGGTGCTAATGCACCAGCTTATAACTCAATTGTTGGAGCAGGTGCTAATGCTACAATTTTGCATTATGTAGAAAATAACTGCCAGATAAAGGATAACGATCTTTTACTAGTAGATGCTGGTGCAGAATATGAGCATTATTGTTCAGATATTACCCGAACTTATCCGGCTAATGGACGATTTACTAAGGAACAAAAAGAAATCTATGAAATTGTTTTGGCGGCTCAACTTGCTGCAATTGAAAAAGTAAAGCCAGGTGCAGCCTTTGATGATGTTCATCAAGCAGCTTTAGATATAATTGTAGACGGACTTTTTAATTTAGGGCTGCTTTCTGGTGAACGGGAAAAAGTTATAGAAGAAAAACAATATCAAAAGTTTTTTATGCACCGTACTAGCCATTGGTTAGGGATAGATACACATGATGTAGGTAAATATAAACAATCCGATGAGTCGCGTATATTAGAGCCAGGAATGATACTAACCGTTGAGCCAGGAATTTATATTAGACCAATGGATGATGTACCAACAAAAGATCATAATATTGGAATACGTATTGAAGATGATGTATTAGTTACTGAGCAAGGGTCAGAAATATTAACTGCTTTTGTACCAAAGCAAATCAATGAATTAGAAGCAATTATTGGACGGGGGAATTAG
- a CDS encoding HU family DNA-binding protein, with the protein MSKKTNLIEKVARDTNLPLDSAERAINLILSGVAEGLRKDGQVSLGDFGGFKLFAKSENPLENPPPSTSKTIIRFVPSTKLRNIINKTE; encoded by the coding sequence ATGAGCAAAAAAACTAACTTAATTGAAAAAGTAGCCCGTGATACAAATCTCCCGCTAGATTCAGCGGAACGGGCTATTAATCTTATTTTAAGTGGTGTAGCAGAAGGGTTAAGAAAAGATGGACAAGTTAGTTTAGGGGATTTTGGAGGGTTCAAGCTTTTTGCTAAATCAGAAAATCCCCTAGAAAATCCCCCGCCATCAACTAGTAAAACCATAATTCGTTTTGTACCTAGTACTAAATTGCGCAATATTATTAATAAAACAGAATAA